The following coding sequences are from one Nicotiana tomentosiformis chromosome 3, ASM39032v3, whole genome shotgun sequence window:
- the LOC104109322 gene encoding phosphoinositide phosphatase SAC2-like isoform X2 encodes MGSESSQQPENNEQHDSRPLYLQKFRLYETSSNFYMVGRDKTRTFWKVLKIDRLEPSELIMYEDSATYSELECIDLLKRIHEGNKSTGGLKFVSTCYGIVGFVKFLGPYYMVLITKRRKVGMICGHAVYAITKSEMFPIPNSTVLSNMDSKNENRYKKLLRTVDLTKDFFFSYSYHIMLSLQKNLSNCETGLTLYDTMFVWNEFLTRGIRYQLKNTLWTVALVYGFFKQVTLSISDRDFVLTLIARRSRHYAGTRYLKRGVNEKGRVANDVETEQIVLEDMRDGCPVQISAVVQNRGSIPLFWSQETSRLNIKPDIILSRKDLKFEATKRHFENLVKRYGNPIIILNLIKTREKRPRETILRAAFANAIEFINKDLSEENHLRFLHWDLNKHSRSKATNVLTLLGKVAATALDLTGFLHCRLIPASKSGKLLKFSSTGNTGDQAGKDLCEVGAEPNSSSGDLCGDYYVKLSTLQRGVLRTNCIDCLDRTNVAQYAYGLVALGHQLHALGFIDVENIDLDSALADNLMKLYEAMGDTLALQYGGSAAHNKIFSERRGQWKAATQSQELFRTLQRYYSNAYMDAEKQDAINVFLGHFRPQEGKPALWELDSDQHYNVSGHGSSLAMENSRSFIKRSLSEGNLICGSSSPVKETDTEQTDDSDQPLPESAKGGSKGLSESTPEISTCGTDISFPRYTPSMSGRQLFLDMQLEQCLSSESVRLRERVDSVDFSNFLDIEWLSSSGNSCEEETYERSAIISSPSGVVSSDGVTVESKAEISFSASESSLKRQDQTSGDLNFDAEGSSKSITEFSEMFVHWVNNGDMLFP; translated from the exons ATGGGTTCAGAGAGCAGTCAACAACCTGAAAACAATGAGCAACACGACTCGAGACCCTTATATCTCCAGAAGTTTCGGCTCTACGAGACTAGCTCG AACTTCTATATGGTTGGAAGGGATAAAACTAGAACTTTTTGGaaagttttgaagattgacagaTTAGAGCCTTCGGAGCTAATCATGTATGAAGATTCTGCCACATACTCAGAACTTGAATGCATTGACCTCCTTAAAAGAATACATGAAGGGAACAAGTCAACTGGAGGGCTTAAATTTGTTTCGACCTGCTACGGAATTGTTG GTTTTGTAAAGTTTTTGGGACCTTATTACATGGTGCTTATTACAAAAAGAAGGAAAGTCGGAATGATATGCGGTCATGCGGTTTATGCCATTACGAAGAGCGAGATGTTTCCAATCCCCAATTCTACTGTGCTATCCAATATGGATTCTAAGAATGAGAACAG ATACAAGAAGCTCCTGCGCACGGTGGATCTCACAAAGGACTTCTTTTTCAGCTACTCCTATCATATTATGCTTAGTCTTCAAAAGAATCTGAGCAATTGTGAGACTGGACTCACCCTTTATGATACAATGTTCGTATGGAATGAGTTCTTAACCCGAGGAATTCGCTATCAGCTCAAAAATACTCTTTGGACTGTCGCTTTAGTATATGGATTCTTTAAACAG GTGACGCTTTCTATTTCTGATCGGGATTTCGTGTTGACCCTAATTGCTAGACGTTCTCGTCATTATGCCGGTACCAG ATATTTAAAAAGAGGTGTAAATGAGAAGGGTCGCGTAGCAAATGATGTGGAAACGGAACAGATTGTGCTTGAAGATATGCGTGATGGTTGCCCTGTACAAATAAGTGCTGTTGTGCAGAACCGGGGTTCAATACCTCTTTTCTGGTCGCAAGAAACTTCACGTTTGAATATTAAGCCTGATATCATAC TCTCCAGGAAGGATTTGAAGTTTGAAGCCACCAAACGTCACTTTGAGAATCTTGTAAAGAGATACGGAAATCCAATTATAATATTGAATTTGATTAAG ACTCGTGAGAAGAGGCCTAGAGAAACAATTCTTCGTGCAGCATTTGCCAATGCTATTGAGTTTATAAATAAAGATCTTTCTGAGGAGAACCATTTGAGATTTCTTCACTGGGACCTGAATAAACACTCTAGGAG CAAAGCTACAAATGTCTTGACACTCCTGGGCAAGGTGGCAGCTACCGCATTGGATTTGACAGGCTTTCTGCACTGTCGACTTATCCCTGCCTCAAAGTCTGGGAAATTGCTTAAATTCTCATCCACTGG CAATACTGGTGATCAAGCTGGAAAAGACCTATGTGAAGTGGGAGCTGAACCGAACTCCTCTAGTGGTGATCTATGTGGAGATTACTATGTCAAGCTTTCAACACTACAAAGAGGGGTGTTACGAACTAATTGCATAGACTGTTTGGATCGCACAAATGTTGCCCAATATGCCTATGGGCTGGTTGCCCTGGGCCATCAGCTGCATGCCTTGGGCTTTATAGATGTGGAGAACATTGATTTAGATTCAGCTTTAGCAGATAATCTAATGAAACTCTATGAAGCAATGGGCGACACACTTGCACTACAATACGGAGGGTCTGCTGCACATAACAAG ATATTTTCAGAGAGACGAGGCCAATGGAAAGCAGCAACTCAGTCTCAGGAGCTCTTTAGGACACTTCAGCGCTATTACAGTAATGCCTACATGGACGCTGAGAAACAAGATGCCATTAATGT GTTCTTGGGACATTTCCGACCGCAAGAAGGTAAGCCAGCTCTATGGGAATTGGATTCAGACCAGCACTATAATGTTAGTGGGCATGGATCAAGTTTAGCCATGGAGAATTCTAG GTCGTTTATTAAAAGGTCACTATCAGAAGGAAACTTGATCTGCGGAAGCAGCTCTCCTGTCAAGGAGACTGACACAGAGCAGACTGATGACTCTGACCAACCTTTGCCTGAGAGTGCAAAAGGTGGTAGTAAGGGTCTTTCAGAGTCTACCCCAGAAATCTCAACTTGTGGAACTGATATTTCATTTCCAAG GTACACACCCTCAATGTCTGGTAGACAGCTTTTCCTGGATATGCAATTAGAGCAGTGTCTCAGCAGTGAAAGTGTTAGATTGCGTGAACGTGTTGATTCAGTTGATTTTTCAAATTTCCTAGATATTGAGTGGCTCTCTTCATCTGGAAATTCATGTGAAGAAGAAACATACGAGAG ATCTGCTATCATAAGCTCACCATCTGGTGTCGTCTCGTCAGATGGTGTAACAGTTGAATCTAAAGCTGAAATAAGCTTTTCAGCAAGTGAGTCAAGCTTGAAG CGGCAGGACCAAACTAGTGGAGATCTCAATTTTGATGCCGAAGGAAGTAGTAAAAGTATTACTGAATTTTCTGAGATGTTTGTGCATTGGGTTAACAATGGAGATATGCTTTTTCCTTGA
- the LOC104109322 gene encoding phosphoinositide phosphatase SAC2-like isoform X1, whose amino-acid sequence MGSESSQQPENNEQHDSRPLYLQKFRLYETSSNFYMVGRDKTRTFWKVLKIDRLEPSELIMYEDSATYSELECIDLLKRIHEGNKSTGGLKFVSTCYGIVGFVKFLGPYYMVLITKRRKVGMICGHAVYAITKSEMFPIPNSTVLSNMDSKNENRANYSGVLMLIYMLSETRYKKLLRTVDLTKDFFFSYSYHIMLSLQKNLSNCETGLTLYDTMFVWNEFLTRGIRYQLKNTLWTVALVYGFFKQVTLSISDRDFVLTLIARRSRHYAGTRYLKRGVNEKGRVANDVETEQIVLEDMRDGCPVQISAVVQNRGSIPLFWSQETSRLNIKPDIILSRKDLKFEATKRHFENLVKRYGNPIIILNLIKTREKRPRETILRAAFANAIEFINKDLSEENHLRFLHWDLNKHSRSKATNVLTLLGKVAATALDLTGFLHCRLIPASKSGKLLKFSSTGNTGDQAGKDLCEVGAEPNSSSGDLCGDYYVKLSTLQRGVLRTNCIDCLDRTNVAQYAYGLVALGHQLHALGFIDVENIDLDSALADNLMKLYEAMGDTLALQYGGSAAHNKIFSERRGQWKAATQSQELFRTLQRYYSNAYMDAEKQDAINVFLGHFRPQEGKPALWELDSDQHYNVSGHGSSLAMENSRSFIKRSLSEGNLICGSSSPVKETDTEQTDDSDQPLPESAKGGSKGLSESTPEISTCGTDISFPRYTPSMSGRQLFLDMQLEQCLSSESVRLRERVDSVDFSNFLDIEWLSSSGNSCEEETYERSAIISSPSGVVSSDGVTVESKAEISFSASESSLKRQDQTSGDLNFDAEGSSKSITEFSEMFVHWVNNGDMLFP is encoded by the exons ATGGGTTCAGAGAGCAGTCAACAACCTGAAAACAATGAGCAACACGACTCGAGACCCTTATATCTCCAGAAGTTTCGGCTCTACGAGACTAGCTCG AACTTCTATATGGTTGGAAGGGATAAAACTAGAACTTTTTGGaaagttttgaagattgacagaTTAGAGCCTTCGGAGCTAATCATGTATGAAGATTCTGCCACATACTCAGAACTTGAATGCATTGACCTCCTTAAAAGAATACATGAAGGGAACAAGTCAACTGGAGGGCTTAAATTTGTTTCGACCTGCTACGGAATTGTTG GTTTTGTAAAGTTTTTGGGACCTTATTACATGGTGCTTATTACAAAAAGAAGGAAAGTCGGAATGATATGCGGTCATGCGGTTTATGCCATTACGAAGAGCGAGATGTTTCCAATCCCCAATTCTACTGTGCTATCCAATATGGATTCTAAGAATGAGAACAG GGCAAACTACAGTGGTGTTCTGATGTTAATTTACATGTTGAGTGAGACAAG ATACAAGAAGCTCCTGCGCACGGTGGATCTCACAAAGGACTTCTTTTTCAGCTACTCCTATCATATTATGCTTAGTCTTCAAAAGAATCTGAGCAATTGTGAGACTGGACTCACCCTTTATGATACAATGTTCGTATGGAATGAGTTCTTAACCCGAGGAATTCGCTATCAGCTCAAAAATACTCTTTGGACTGTCGCTTTAGTATATGGATTCTTTAAACAG GTGACGCTTTCTATTTCTGATCGGGATTTCGTGTTGACCCTAATTGCTAGACGTTCTCGTCATTATGCCGGTACCAG ATATTTAAAAAGAGGTGTAAATGAGAAGGGTCGCGTAGCAAATGATGTGGAAACGGAACAGATTGTGCTTGAAGATATGCGTGATGGTTGCCCTGTACAAATAAGTGCTGTTGTGCAGAACCGGGGTTCAATACCTCTTTTCTGGTCGCAAGAAACTTCACGTTTGAATATTAAGCCTGATATCATAC TCTCCAGGAAGGATTTGAAGTTTGAAGCCACCAAACGTCACTTTGAGAATCTTGTAAAGAGATACGGAAATCCAATTATAATATTGAATTTGATTAAG ACTCGTGAGAAGAGGCCTAGAGAAACAATTCTTCGTGCAGCATTTGCCAATGCTATTGAGTTTATAAATAAAGATCTTTCTGAGGAGAACCATTTGAGATTTCTTCACTGGGACCTGAATAAACACTCTAGGAG CAAAGCTACAAATGTCTTGACACTCCTGGGCAAGGTGGCAGCTACCGCATTGGATTTGACAGGCTTTCTGCACTGTCGACTTATCCCTGCCTCAAAGTCTGGGAAATTGCTTAAATTCTCATCCACTGG CAATACTGGTGATCAAGCTGGAAAAGACCTATGTGAAGTGGGAGCTGAACCGAACTCCTCTAGTGGTGATCTATGTGGAGATTACTATGTCAAGCTTTCAACACTACAAAGAGGGGTGTTACGAACTAATTGCATAGACTGTTTGGATCGCACAAATGTTGCCCAATATGCCTATGGGCTGGTTGCCCTGGGCCATCAGCTGCATGCCTTGGGCTTTATAGATGTGGAGAACATTGATTTAGATTCAGCTTTAGCAGATAATCTAATGAAACTCTATGAAGCAATGGGCGACACACTTGCACTACAATACGGAGGGTCTGCTGCACATAACAAG ATATTTTCAGAGAGACGAGGCCAATGGAAAGCAGCAACTCAGTCTCAGGAGCTCTTTAGGACACTTCAGCGCTATTACAGTAATGCCTACATGGACGCTGAGAAACAAGATGCCATTAATGT GTTCTTGGGACATTTCCGACCGCAAGAAGGTAAGCCAGCTCTATGGGAATTGGATTCAGACCAGCACTATAATGTTAGTGGGCATGGATCAAGTTTAGCCATGGAGAATTCTAG GTCGTTTATTAAAAGGTCACTATCAGAAGGAAACTTGATCTGCGGAAGCAGCTCTCCTGTCAAGGAGACTGACACAGAGCAGACTGATGACTCTGACCAACCTTTGCCTGAGAGTGCAAAAGGTGGTAGTAAGGGTCTTTCAGAGTCTACCCCAGAAATCTCAACTTGTGGAACTGATATTTCATTTCCAAG GTACACACCCTCAATGTCTGGTAGACAGCTTTTCCTGGATATGCAATTAGAGCAGTGTCTCAGCAGTGAAAGTGTTAGATTGCGTGAACGTGTTGATTCAGTTGATTTTTCAAATTTCCTAGATATTGAGTGGCTCTCTTCATCTGGAAATTCATGTGAAGAAGAAACATACGAGAG ATCTGCTATCATAAGCTCACCATCTGGTGTCGTCTCGTCAGATGGTGTAACAGTTGAATCTAAAGCTGAAATAAGCTTTTCAGCAAGTGAGTCAAGCTTGAAG CGGCAGGACCAAACTAGTGGAGATCTCAATTTTGATGCCGAAGGAAGTAGTAAAAGTATTACTGAATTTTCTGAGATGTTTGTGCATTGGGTTAACAATGGAGATATGCTTTTTCCTTGA